One part of the Tepidibacillus fermentans genome encodes these proteins:
- a CDS encoding D-alanyl-D-alanine carboxypeptidase family protein: MKRYHKIVTIFVLLTLVLPFFGYLKPVNAAQPNLNVQARSAILVDAISGKILYAQNPDEPLPPASMTKMMTEYLVEEAVAKGKIKWDDVVTASEYAHFLGKGDGSKVGLAVGEQHTVKELVYAMTVGSANDATVALAERIAGSETNFVQMMNEKVKELGMTNTHFATATGYPKKDLGQYAPAIEGESVMSARDAAILAWHLIHDYPSSLEFNKTAKYTFMQGQNPRELKNYNFMIPGLIYGNLVQGVDGLKTGHTSAAGYNFTATAVQNGMRLISVVQGTSSEKERFFQTKKLLDYGFSTYEITDLAKAKESIKGFETVPLKNGKEKEVTAITKDTFSVVIKKGEKDLYKPVAVFNQDLQAPIKSGQKVGYLTYKYEGKENYDYLNDKIKMQGNMDLVAKDEVEKASAFRLFFRKIFSMIGGIFTGIVDMIKGLF; encoded by the coding sequence TTGAAACGATATCATAAAATAGTAACGATATTTGTTTTGTTAACACTTGTACTGCCTTTTTTCGGTTATTTAAAACCAGTAAACGCAGCGCAACCTAACTTAAATGTGCAAGCAAGGTCAGCTATCTTAGTTGATGCGATTTCTGGAAAGATCTTATATGCACAAAATCCGGACGAGCCTTTACCACCTGCTAGCATGACGAAAATGATGACAGAGTATCTTGTGGAAGAAGCAGTTGCGAAAGGGAAAATAAAATGGGATGATGTAGTAACTGCCAGTGAATATGCGCATTTCTTAGGTAAAGGCGATGGTTCAAAAGTTGGGTTAGCAGTAGGAGAACAACATACTGTCAAAGAATTAGTATATGCGATGACAGTTGGTTCTGCCAATGATGCTACTGTTGCTTTAGCTGAACGTATCGCTGGATCGGAAACCAATTTTGTTCAAATGATGAATGAAAAAGTAAAGGAATTAGGGATGACGAATACCCATTTTGCAACGGCAACAGGGTATCCGAAAAAAGATCTAGGACAATATGCTCCTGCAATTGAAGGGGAATCTGTAATGTCGGCTAGAGATGCGGCGATTTTAGCATGGCATTTAATTCATGATTATCCAAGCAGTCTTGAATTTAATAAGACGGCAAAATATACTTTTATGCAGGGACAAAATCCACGTGAGTTAAAGAATTATAATTTTATGATTCCTGGATTGATTTATGGAAACCTTGTACAAGGCGTAGATGGATTAAAAACAGGCCATACTTCAGCCGCTGGATATAACTTTACTGCAACTGCAGTGCAAAATGGAATGAGATTAATTAGTGTTGTTCAAGGAACGTCTTCCGAAAAAGAACGTTTCTTTCAAACAAAAAAATTATTAGATTATGGTTTTTCTACCTACGAAATTACAGATTTAGCAAAGGCAAAAGAGAGTATCAAAGGGTTTGAAACTGTACCTCTTAAAAATGGAAAAGAAAAAGAAGTCACAGCAATTACCAAAGATACATTCTCTGTTGTTATCAAAAAAGGAGAAAAGGATTTATATAAACCTGTCGCTGTCTTTAATCAAGATCTTCAAGCTCCGATAAAGAGTGGACAAAAAGTCGGCTATCTGACTTATAAATATGAGGGAAAAGAAAATTATGATTATCTAAACGATAAGATTAAAATGCAGGGCAATATGGATCTCGTTGCCAAAGATGAAGTAGAAAAAGCAAGTGCTTTTCGCTTATTTTTCAGAAAAATATTCTCTATGATTGGTGGTATTTTCACGGGTATTGTAGATATGATAAAGGGATTATTTTAA
- the pdxS gene encoding pyridoxal 5'-phosphate synthase lyase subunit PdxS, translating into MVEVGTSRVKRGMAEMQKGGVIMDVVNAEQAKIAEAAGAVAVMALERVPADIRAAGGVARMADPRIIEEVMNAVSIPVMAKARIGHFVEARILEALGVDYIDESEVLTPADEIYHIDKKEFTVPFVNGARDLGEALRRIGEGSSMIRTKGEPGTGNVVEAVRHMRTMMSQIRKVQSMSKDELMTEAKNLGAPYELLVYVHENGRLPVVNFAAGGISTPADAALMMHLGADGVFVGSGIFKSENPEKFARAIVEATTHYTDYALIAELSKGLGNPMKGIELSTLLENERMAVRGW; encoded by the coding sequence ATGGTAGAGGTAGGGACATCACGTGTAAAACGTGGTATGGCTGAGATGCAAAAAGGCGGCGTTATTATGGATGTTGTGAACGCCGAACAAGCAAAGATCGCTGAAGCTGCTGGTGCTGTTGCAGTCATGGCATTAGAAAGAGTACCAGCCGATATTCGTGCAGCTGGTGGAGTTGCTCGTATGGCAGATCCTCGAATCATTGAAGAGGTAATGAATGCTGTTTCAATTCCAGTAATGGCGAAAGCTCGAATTGGTCATTTTGTAGAAGCACGGATTCTTGAAGCTCTAGGGGTAGACTATATCGATGAAAGTGAAGTACTCACTCCTGCTGATGAAATTTATCATATAGATAAGAAAGAATTTACTGTTCCATTTGTTAATGGTGCTAGAGATCTTGGTGAAGCTCTACGCCGTATTGGTGAAGGTTCTTCAATGATTCGGACAAAAGGAGAACCTGGAACGGGAAATGTTGTCGAAGCTGTTCGGCATATGCGTACGATGATGAGTCAAATTCGTAAGGTTCAGTCGATGTCTAAGGATGAATTGATGACAGAGGCCAAAAATCTAGGTGCACCTTATGAATTGTTAGTTTATGTACATGAGAATGGTCGATTACCCGTTGTGAACTTTGCAGCTGGAGGTATTTCTACTCCTGCAGATGCAGCATTAATGATGCATTTAGGAGCAGATGGGGTATTCGTAGGATCAGGGATTTTTAAATCAGAGAATCCTGAAAAATTTGCAAGAGCGATTGTAGAAGCAACAACACACTATACGGATTATGCATTGATTGCCGAACTTTCCAAAGGGTTAGGAAATCCAATGAAAGGAATTGAGCTTTCTACTTTATTAGAAAATGAACGTATGGCAGTAAGAGGTTGGTAA
- the pdxT gene encoding pyridoxal 5'-phosphate synthase glutaminase subunit PdxT: MKIGVLALQGAVAEHMRMIEMIGEETVAVKKVEQLEELDGIIIPGGESTTIGKLMKKYGFDSALVEFSNQKKPIFGTCAGLIILAKEINGTSDTHLALMDIKVERNAFGRQRESFETNLAIKGVAEDFRAVFIRAPYIMEVKNDTEILSIFDDKIVAARQGHLLGSAFHPELTLDPRLHQYFVEMIKEYRR, translated from the coding sequence ATGAAGATAGGCGTTCTTGCTTTACAAGGTGCAGTCGCTGAACATATGCGAATGATTGAAATGATTGGTGAAGAAACAGTCGCCGTAAAAAAGGTAGAGCAGTTAGAGGAATTAGATGGGATTATTATTCCTGGTGGGGAGAGTACTACCATCGGTAAACTAATGAAAAAGTATGGGTTTGACTCTGCCTTAGTTGAATTTTCTAATCAAAAGAAGCCGATATTCGGAACTTGTGCAGGACTGATTATCTTGGCAAAAGAAATTAATGGGACTTCAGATACGCATTTGGCTTTGATGGATATCAAAGTGGAAAGAAATGCGTTTGGTCGACAGAGAGAAAGTTTTGAGACGAACCTTGCGATTAAAGGTGTTGCTGAAGATTTTCGGGCTGTATTTATTCGTGCACCTTATATTATGGAAGTTAAGAATGATACAGAGATCCTTTCTATCTTTGATGATAAAATTGTAGCAGCTAGACAAGGGCATTTATTAGGATCTGCTTTTCATCCTGAATTAACTCTTGATCCAAGACTTCACCAATATTTTGTTGAGATGATCAAAGAGTATCGGAGGTAG
- the serS gene encoding serine--tRNA ligase — protein MLDVKLLRNDFDRVKKALENRNAKMSEIDTFTNLDTKRRSLLQEVEQLKNRRNTVSQEVAKLKKARENADALIQEMRQVGDQIKVLDDQIRELDQTIQDMLLQIPNIPHESVPIGRSEEDNVPIRYWGEKPTFHFETKPHYEIAENLEILDFETASKVSGSRFVFYKGLGARLERALINFMLDLHVDQHGYKEILPPYIVNRASMTGTGQLPKFEEDAFKLVDTDYFLIPTAEVPVTNMHRNEILDDQDLPKYYTAFSACFRSEAGAAGRDTRGLIRQHQFNKVELVKFVRPENSYQELEKLVADAEKVLQLLKLPYRVVNLCTGDLGFSSAKTYDLEVWLPSYHTYREISSVSNFEDFQARRANIRFRRDKNAKPEFVHTLNGSGLAVGRTVAAILENYQQEDGSVIIPEVLRPYMGGRDKITKE, from the coding sequence ATGTTGGATGTTAAATTATTACGTAATGACTTTGATCGAGTGAAAAAAGCATTGGAAAATCGTAATGCTAAAATGAGTGAAATTGATACTTTTACTAATCTTGATACGAAAAGACGTAGTCTTTTACAAGAAGTTGAACAATTGAAGAATCGGAGAAATACGGTTTCTCAAGAAGTAGCAAAGTTAAAAAAGGCTAGGGAAAATGCAGATGCTCTAATCCAAGAGATGAGGCAAGTGGGTGATCAGATAAAGGTATTGGATGACCAAATACGTGAGCTTGATCAAACGATTCAGGACATGCTTTTACAAATTCCAAATATTCCTCATGAAAGTGTTCCTATTGGTAGATCAGAGGAAGATAATGTTCCGATTCGTTATTGGGGAGAGAAGCCTACGTTTCATTTTGAGACAAAACCACACTATGAGATCGCAGAAAATCTTGAAATCCTAGATTTTGAAACGGCATCAAAAGTATCTGGTTCTCGATTTGTCTTTTATAAAGGATTAGGTGCAAGATTAGAGAGGGCATTAATTAATTTCATGTTAGATTTACATGTAGACCAACATGGATACAAAGAAATATTACCCCCATATATTGTAAACCGAGCAAGCATGACAGGTACAGGTCAACTACCTAAGTTTGAAGAAGATGCTTTTAAATTAGTAGATACGGATTACTTTTTGATCCCGACTGCTGAGGTACCAGTTACCAATATGCATCGCAATGAAATCCTTGATGATCAGGACCTTCCTAAGTATTATACAGCATTTAGTGCTTGCTTCCGTTCTGAAGCTGGGGCAGCTGGTAGAGATACGAGGGGATTAATCCGTCAACATCAGTTCAACAAGGTGGAGCTGGTTAAGTTTGTACGTCCTGAAAATTCTTATCAAGAATTAGAGAAACTTGTTGCTGATGCTGAAAAGGTATTACAACTGTTGAAACTTCCTTATCGAGTTGTAAATCTTTGTACGGGAGACTTAGGATTTTCTTCAGCGAAGACATATGATTTAGAAGTTTGGTTACCAAGTTATCATACGTATCGAGAAATCTCTTCCGTAAGTAATTTTGAAGATTTTCAAGCGAGAAGAGCGAATATTCGTTTCCGGCGGGATAAAAACGCAAAGCCAGAGTTTGTGCATACGTTAAATGGTTCAGGATTAGCAGTTGGTCGTACAGTTGCAGCAATCTTAGAAAATTACCAACAAGAGGATGGAAGTGTGATCATTCCTGAAGTTTTAAGACCTTATATGGGTGGAAGAGATAAAATCACCAAAGAATAA
- the tadA gene encoding tRNA adenosine(34) deaminase TadA has translation MVLPFWSEATMDKEMKRYMEEALFEAKKAEALGEVPIGAVIVKDSQIIARGHNLRETRKDPTAHAEIIAIHQASQVLGGWRLHGCTLYVTLEPCQMCAGAIIQARIDHVVYGASDPKAGCAGTICNLLEDHRFNHQAKITSGIMEEESSLLLKKFFKKLRESKDKK, from the coding sequence ATGGTATTACCATTTTGGAGTGAAGCAACAATGGACAAAGAAATGAAAAGATATATGGAGGAAGCCTTATTCGAGGCCAAAAAAGCTGAAGCACTTGGTGAAGTTCCCATTGGTGCAGTTATTGTTAAAGATAGTCAAATCATCGCTAGGGGTCATAATTTAAGAGAAACGAGAAAAGACCCAACTGCTCATGCTGAAATAATTGCGATTCACCAAGCGAGTCAAGTATTGGGAGGATGGCGTTTGCATGGATGTACATTATATGTCACCTTAGAGCCATGTCAAATGTGTGCTGGTGCAATCATTCAAGCTCGAATTGACCATGTTGTTTATGGTGCGAGTGATCCGAAAGCAGGATGTGCAGGGACAATTTGTAACTTATTGGAAGATCATCGATTTAATCATCAAGCGAAAATTACGTCGGGAATCATGGAGGAAGAATCTTCTTTACTTCTAAAGAAATTTTTTAAAAAACTTAGGGAATCAAAGGATAAAAAATAA
- a CDS encoding undecaprenyl-diphosphate phosphatase — MVELMKALVLGIIQGFTEFLPISSTGHLLIFRKLFGLSEAGLFLDTMLHLGTLISVFIIFWDDILQLLKKPFSKLALLIIVGTIPTAIIGLTFEDYFEGISKTGVTVGWEFLFTGFILWLAESIKGKGYKNVDQIQYKDAFLVGTLQGAAILPAISRSGLTIAGALFRGIDKGTAARFSFLMSIPAILGAVVLQSLKLLKGEELASLHAIGTIPLIVATLASAISGFIAVKWMLAIIQRGSLKVFSIYVWILGIGILISQFLGKW; from the coding sequence ATGGTAGAACTTATGAAAGCACTTGTTTTAGGAATCATTCAAGGATTTACTGAGTTTTTACCGATTAGTTCGACTGGTCACCTGTTAATTTTCCGTAAGTTATTCGGATTATCAGAAGCAGGTTTGTTTTTAGATACGATGTTACATCTGGGAACATTAATCTCCGTTTTTATTATCTTTTGGGATGATATTCTTCAATTATTAAAGAAACCTTTTAGTAAATTAGCGTTATTAATTATTGTAGGTACGATCCCAACAGCAATTATTGGCTTAACTTTTGAGGATTACTTCGAAGGAATTTCAAAAACAGGTGTAACGGTTGGTTGGGAGTTCCTATTCACTGGTTTTATTTTATGGTTGGCTGAATCGATAAAAGGGAAAGGATATAAGAATGTCGACCAAATTCAGTATAAAGATGCATTTTTGGTCGGTACTCTTCAAGGTGCAGCAATTTTACCTGCAATCTCTAGATCAGGATTAACGATAGCGGGGGCATTATTTCGAGGAATTGATAAAGGTACAGCAGCTCGCTTTTCTTTTTTAATGTCGATTCCAGCTATTCTAGGGGCTGTTGTGTTACAATCATTAAAATTACTGAAAGGAGAAGAATTAGCTTCCCTTCATGCGATTGGTACGATTCCATTGATTGTAGCTACATTAGCTTCAGCGATTTCAGGATTTATTGCTGTAAAATGGATGTTAGCAATTATCCAAAGAGGTTCATTAAAAGTTTTTTCGATTTATGTATGGATTTTAGGAATAGGTATTTTAATTTCACAGTTTTTAGGAAAATGGTAA
- a CDS encoding ATP-binding protein, with product MSLKFQLEFDLDQFYNYMYQAPVGYLVIDENGKVQAINQLFLRASHYTEKELVSQPFDKVIDFDGEWKDLKNQLQYYTFNQTLRLSWKGSKGNKGTSKVIVWKLGSTSPQLFALAFLNIHKEKHFSLLSRFAENFVSETSIGIIVVDKDSKLVEISPLSCKIFNLTKEEVLNKRVEEVFFDIPDEQLVCKRTLLDGIRLRNHAMTYSINKQRYDLLVDSNTIKDESGNIVGAYVLFKDVTNLRSLEQQVLQNDRLATIGQIAAGTAHEIRNPLTSIRGFLQILKDVLIENQLMNELQYTDIMLTEIDRINKLVNEILLLGKPKHTTYKQVDVNKVLLEVLPIIENHGMLHGVEVNYLLGSGLPTIVADPELLKQVFLNIAKNGIEAIIDGGVVTVTTKLDEDNKRILVMIQDNGPGIPNYLVDKIFDPFFTTKEKGTGLGLSISQKIIHDLGGSIRVSTKGFGTTFQINLPYN from the coding sequence ATGAGTCTGAAGTTTCAATTAGAATTTGACCTTGATCAATTCTATAATTATATGTATCAAGCACCTGTCGGTTATCTTGTAATTGATGAAAATGGAAAAGTTCAAGCGATTAACCAGTTATTTCTTCGAGCTAGCCATTATACAGAAAAGGAACTTGTTTCACAGCCTTTTGATAAAGTGATCGATTTTGATGGCGAATGGAAAGATTTAAAAAACCAATTACAATATTATACCTTCAATCAGACCTTACGACTTTCATGGAAAGGCTCAAAGGGAAATAAAGGTACTAGTAAAGTGATTGTTTGGAAATTAGGGAGTACATCACCACAACTATTCGCTTTAGCCTTTCTCAATATACATAAGGAGAAACACTTCAGCTTATTATCTCGTTTTGCAGAAAACTTTGTCTCAGAAACAAGCATTGGGATTATTGTTGTTGATAAAGACTCTAAGTTAGTGGAAATTAGCCCCCTTAGTTGTAAGATATTTAATTTGACGAAAGAAGAAGTACTAAATAAACGGGTTGAAGAAGTTTTTTTCGATATTCCTGATGAACAATTAGTATGTAAAAGGACTCTTTTAGATGGGATTCGTTTACGAAATCATGCAATGACTTATTCGATTAACAAACAAAGGTATGACTTGTTAGTCGATTCGAATACGATTAAAGATGAATCTGGGAATATTGTTGGTGCTTACGTTCTTTTTAAAGATGTAACGAATCTTCGGTCTTTAGAACAACAAGTTTTGCAAAATGATCGATTGGCAACAATTGGTCAAATTGCTGCAGGCACAGCTCATGAAATTCGTAACCCCTTAACCTCAATCCGTGGTTTTTTACAGATTTTAAAAGATGTTCTAATTGAAAACCAATTAATGAATGAATTACAATATACAGACATCATGTTAACAGAGATTGATCGGATTAATAAACTAGTCAATGAAATCCTATTATTAGGAAAACCAAAACATACTACTTATAAACAAGTTGATGTGAATAAAGTTTTATTAGAAGTTCTTCCAATAATTGAAAATCATGGGATGTTGCATGGGGTAGAGGTCAATTATCTACTTGGATCTGGGTTACCCACGATCGTGGCAGATCCAGAACTGTTGAAACAAGTTTTCTTAAATATTGCTAAAAATGGAATTGAAGCGATTATAGATGGCGGCGTTGTTACTGTAACGACCAAATTAGATGAAGACAACAAAAGAATTTTGGTAATGATTCAAGATAATGGTCCTGGTATCCCTAATTATCTTGTCGATAAAATCTTTGATCCTTTCTTTACGACAAAGGAAAAAGGGACTGGGCTAGGATTATCGATTTCTCAGAAAATCATTCATGATCTTGGCGGAAGCATTCGAGTTTCTACAAAGGGATTTGGAACGACATTTCAAATTAATCTACCATATAATTGA
- the dnaX gene encoding DNA polymerase III subunit gamma/tau codes for MAYLALYRAWRPQRFIDVIGQQHIIQTLQNSLKEKRFAHAYLFSGPRGTGKTSTAKIFAKAVNCEHGPVEEPCNECKVCKGITEGTIFDVVEIDAASNRGVEEIRDLREKVKFAPNQTRYKVYIIDEVHMLTTEAFNALLKTLEEPPEHVIFILATTEPHKIPLTIISRCQRFDFRRITIDDIVQRLAHIIQAEGFTYEQEALTLIAKHSEGGMRDSLSLLDQVLSFSGDHITVDDVLRVTGRVSYQVFSQIAKDLYDGNTAKVLDEVTHLFEEGKDPEKIIEDLLLYYRDLLLYRSAPQIEEIRDKSNLDQQFPIVADYYSEEQIYEMIEIFNKYLNEMKWTNQPRILLELAIVKASKMNKHKENQQSFAWEEIEQLKKRVQELEEKLQRIATNETNIHTITKSEEKPLVKQTSFKVSSSVKQLVSLSKDFSEKQFQKLKQDWPEILQVIKRKKITVHAWLMDGEPVAATEDTLVIAFKNVMHRDTTDKPAHRQLIESVITDKMGTTFRILNLLKKDWQKFIDESEPKEGKTDDEHFVLEPEYEDEIVAKAIELFGKDLVEIKD; via the coding sequence ATGGCCTATTTAGCCTTATATCGTGCTTGGCGTCCTCAAAGATTTATAGACGTTATAGGTCAACAACATATCATCCAAACCTTACAAAATTCTTTAAAGGAAAAACGGTTTGCTCATGCTTATCTTTTTAGTGGTCCACGAGGAACGGGGAAAACAAGTACAGCAAAGATTTTTGCGAAAGCGGTAAATTGTGAACATGGACCAGTTGAAGAACCATGTAACGAATGTAAGGTATGTAAAGGAATTACAGAAGGAACGATTTTCGATGTCGTTGAGATTGATGCGGCATCGAACCGTGGTGTTGAGGAGATCAGGGATTTAAGGGAGAAAGTGAAATTTGCTCCAAACCAAACAAGATATAAGGTTTACATTATTGATGAAGTTCATATGTTAACGACAGAAGCGTTTAATGCTTTATTAAAAACGTTGGAGGAACCACCTGAACATGTCATTTTTATTTTGGCAACAACGGAACCGCATAAAATTCCATTAACAATTATTTCAAGATGTCAACGTTTTGATTTTCGGCGAATTACAATCGACGATATCGTACAACGTTTGGCCCATATCATCCAAGCTGAAGGGTTTACTTATGAACAAGAGGCCCTTACTTTAATTGCTAAGCATTCCGAAGGAGGAATGAGAGACTCACTCAGTTTGCTTGATCAAGTACTTTCATTTAGTGGTGATCATATTACTGTAGATGATGTTCTTCGTGTAACAGGACGTGTTTCTTATCAAGTTTTTTCTCAGATTGCAAAAGATCTTTATGATGGGAATACAGCCAAAGTCTTAGATGAGGTGACACATTTATTTGAAGAAGGTAAGGACCCAGAAAAAATCATAGAAGATTTATTATTATATTATCGTGATCTCTTATTGTATCGATCTGCTCCCCAAATTGAAGAAATAAGGGATAAATCCAATCTTGATCAACAGTTTCCAATCGTTGCTGATTATTATTCAGAAGAACAAATCTACGAGATGATTGAAATTTTTAATAAATATTTAAATGAGATGAAGTGGACAAATCAGCCTCGTATTTTATTGGAATTAGCGATTGTTAAGGCTTCGAAGATGAATAAACATAAAGAAAATCAGCAATCTTTTGCATGGGAAGAAATAGAGCAATTAAAGAAAAGGGTACAAGAGCTAGAGGAAAAATTACAAAGAATTGCAACTAATGAAACCAATATTCATACGATAACAAAATCAGAGGAAAAACCCTTAGTTAAACAGACATCGTTTAAGGTTAGTTCTTCCGTTAAACAATTAGTATCGTTAAGTAAAGACTTTTCGGAAAAACAATTTCAAAAATTAAAACAAGACTGGCCTGAAATCTTACAAGTGATCAAAAGGAAAAAGATTACGGTTCATGCCTGGCTAATGGATGGTGAACCTGTTGCCGCAACAGAAGATACATTAGTAATCGCCTTTAAAAATGTGATGCATAGAGATACTACGGATAAACCAGCTCATCGACAGTTAATCGAATCGGTCATTACTGATAAAATGGGCACTACATTTCGAATTCTTAATCTCTTGAAAAAGGATTGGCAGAAGTTT